One region of Roseiconus lacunae genomic DNA includes:
- a CDS encoding sulfatase-like hydrolase/transferase encodes MTFNFIRRVAATTNDRPSSRLQKTSEQKCRRVVFPAIIIAVTLMVQTSVLPRTYASDRPNVLIVLTDDQGWGDVGVHGNSIIETPAIDQLANQSARMEHFYVSPVCAPTRAALLTGRYPERSGVIGVTGRREVMRSEETTMAERFKAAGYVTGCFGKWHNGAQIPLHPNGQGFDEFFGFCGGHFNLYDDPVLERNGKPVSTQGYITDLLTDQAIEFVKANHKQPFFCYVPFNAPHGPFQVDRKLFDKYNDGSISEKTAAVYAMVENIDTNLARLLTTLDEHELAENTIVIFLTDNGPNGKRFNGGMRGAKGSVHEGGCRVPCFIRWPAKVSPKSIDQIAAHIDLLPTLADWCELPADKATLDGRSLTTLIESGNDPALAGRHLITLRTGPRFKTSNQWPGRFAVRNLRYRLVSEKPGMVELYDMGKDPGQKQNVADKHLDLADRLKQAALDYYSEIQPSVEPNRPVPISGARPTMIPSVDAKLTGNPGFADEIEWAHSWVDRWFDRDDLVTFSLDVRQAGRYSIQVHYATAAKNAEVIAKIANSELRGNLKRVANKSVIRPDLDSKATPRRMLDFSVQTIGVCELESGMTELQLSLAESVDRMVELGGVTLTRCEIPEPKQFHLFLLAGQSNMAGRGKVIPTDRYPDDRILMLDQQNRWVPAVDPLHFDKSVAGVGLGREFARVYAAAHPDVTVGLIPCAAGGSPIKSWVPGGYHDQTKSHPYDDAMIRVQIAQQDGVVKGILWHQGESDSKSGAAELYRDRLREVFARFRKQVGTETPILIGGLATANKEKWNDARKQVDQAHRELANELEHAAFVESSGLTLKSDNTHFDRESLLEFGRRYAEALPK; translated from the coding sequence ATGACTTTCAACTTCATACGACGCGTCGCAGCGACGACGAATGATCGACCGAGTTCTCGCCTACAGAAAACGTCAGAACAGAAATGCCGTCGAGTTGTCTTTCCGGCGATCATCATCGCGGTGACATTGATGGTTCAAACGTCGGTCCTCCCGAGGACGTATGCCTCCGACCGTCCCAACGTTTTGATTGTCCTCACTGATGACCAGGGTTGGGGCGATGTCGGTGTCCACGGCAACTCAATTATCGAAACCCCGGCGATCGATCAACTTGCCAACCAAAGTGCCCGTATGGAGCATTTCTATGTTTCACCCGTCTGTGCTCCGACACGTGCAGCGCTTTTAACCGGACGTTACCCCGAGCGATCGGGCGTGATCGGTGTGACCGGCCGACGTGAAGTCATGCGTTCGGAGGAAACGACGATGGCTGAGCGATTCAAGGCGGCGGGATATGTCACTGGTTGTTTCGGCAAATGGCACAACGGTGCTCAAATACCATTGCACCCCAACGGGCAAGGTTTTGACGAGTTCTTTGGGTTCTGTGGAGGCCACTTCAATCTTTACGATGATCCGGTTTTGGAACGCAACGGGAAGCCGGTGTCGACGCAAGGTTACATCACCGATCTGCTTACCGATCAGGCGATCGAATTTGTGAAGGCTAATCACAAGCAACCTTTTTTCTGTTACGTTCCGTTCAACGCGCCGCACGGGCCATTCCAAGTCGACAGAAAACTGTTCGACAAATACAACGATGGATCGATCAGCGAGAAAACGGCCGCGGTCTATGCGATGGTGGAAAATATCGATACGAATCTCGCGCGGCTGTTGACCACGCTCGATGAACACGAGTTGGCTGAAAACACCATCGTCATTTTTCTTACCGATAACGGCCCAAATGGCAAACGTTTCAACGGTGGTATGCGCGGTGCCAAGGGAAGCGTTCACGAAGGTGGTTGCCGCGTCCCGTGTTTCATTCGTTGGCCTGCCAAGGTATCGCCAAAATCGATTGATCAAATCGCAGCCCACATCGATTTGCTTCCGACACTTGCCGACTGGTGCGAATTGCCAGCGGATAAGGCAACGCTGGACGGTCGGAGTTTGACGACATTGATCGAAAGCGGTAACGATCCGGCTTTGGCCGGCCGGCACCTGATTACCTTACGCACAGGACCGCGATTTAAAACGAGCAACCAATGGCCGGGACGGTTTGCGGTACGTAATCTCCGTTATCGATTGGTATCGGAAAAGCCGGGCATGGTGGAGCTCTATGACATGGGCAAAGATCCGGGACAAAAGCAGAATGTCGCGGACAAGCATCTCGACCTCGCAGATCGACTCAAGCAAGCGGCGCTCGATTACTATTCAGAAATTCAACCGTCGGTCGAACCAAACCGACCGGTACCGATCAGCGGTGCGCGTCCGACGATGATTCCTTCCGTCGATGCCAAGCTGACCGGAAACCCGGGGTTTGCCGATGAGATTGAGTGGGCGCATAGCTGGGTTGATCGATGGTTCGATCGAGACGATCTCGTTACCTTTTCGCTCGATGTTCGACAAGCGGGACGCTACAGCATTCAGGTTCACTATGCCACCGCGGCCAAGAATGCCGAAGTGATCGCAAAGATCGCCAATTCAGAACTACGCGGCAACTTAAAACGAGTCGCGAACAAGTCGGTCATACGGCCAGACCTGGATTCGAAGGCGACACCGAGGCGGATGTTGGATTTTTCCGTTCAGACGATCGGTGTTTGCGAGCTTGAATCCGGAATGACTGAACTGCAGTTAAGCCTCGCCGAGTCTGTCGACCGGATGGTAGAACTCGGTGGCGTCACGCTCACACGCTGCGAGATCCCCGAACCAAAACAGTTTCATTTGTTTTTGCTCGCCGGACAATCGAACATGGCCGGACGAGGTAAGGTCATCCCGACCGATCGCTACCCCGACGACCGAATTCTGATGCTCGACCAACAAAATCGCTGGGTTCCGGCGGTCGATCCTTTGCATTTCGACAAGTCGGTCGCCGGTGTCGGTTTGGGACGCGAGTTCGCACGTGTGTATGCGGCAGCACACCCCGATGTCACCGTCGGATTGATTCCCTGTGCCGCCGGCGGTTCACCGATCAAGAGCTGGGTGCCCGGCGGTTATCATGATCAAACAAAATCGCATCCCTACGACGACGCGATGATCCGCGTCCAAATCGCCCAGCAAGACGGTGTCGTCAAGGGCATCTTGTGGCACCAAGGCGAATCCGATTCGAAGTCCGGCGCGGCCGAGTTGTATCGCGATCGACTGCGTGAAGTGTTCGCGCGTTTTCGCAAGCAGGTCGGGACCGAAACACCGATCTTGATCGGCGGACTTGCCACGGCAAACAAAGAGAAATGGAACGACGCTCGTAAACAAGTTGACCAGGCGCACCGAGAACTCGCCAACGAACTAGAGCATGCGGCATTCGTCGAATCAAGCGGGCTAACATTGAAGTCAGACAACACGCACTTCGATCGAGAATCGCTGCTCGAGTTTGGGCGCCGATATGCCGAAGCGTTGCCGAAGTAG
- a CDS encoding ABC transporter substrate-binding protein — MHRIFPFQMIALFLIAFAGGCGQSNDKSSNAVQVQLNWYPESEHGGLYQALATGLYKDAGLEVTIQPGGRATPVGPELELGRAQFAIANADDVMIFRAQGLDVVAVLAAMQNHPRCLLARKDSGVETFDDLKGKTFQRQAGRAFVEFLRSKNILDGVQEVPYHGSIASLIADPEIVIQGYSCAEPLLAEQQGVEVNTLMVSDLGFNPYSSVLVTTGKLIREKPELVQQFVDATRTGWQQYLTDGVRGNEAILSVNEQGMTSEALQFGAEVMRDLAMPNDAAAESVGMMTDQRWQTLYDQLVDLELVDPSKVKAEECYTLQFLK; from the coding sequence ATGCATCGAATTTTTCCTTTTCAGATGATCGCCCTGTTCCTGATTGCGTTTGCGGGCGGATGCGGCCAATCGAATGACAAATCATCCAATGCGGTTCAGGTACAACTGAACTGGTACCCCGAATCAGAACACGGTGGACTTTATCAAGCGTTGGCAACCGGCTTGTACAAGGACGCCGGTCTGGAGGTCACGATCCAACCTGGTGGACGGGCAACCCCGGTTGGCCCGGAACTTGAACTCGGCCGCGCCCAATTTGCGATCGCAAATGCAGACGACGTTATGATCTTTCGCGCCCAGGGATTGGACGTCGTTGCCGTGTTGGCGGCGATGCAAAATCATCCGCGTTGTCTTCTCGCGCGGAAAGACAGCGGGGTCGAGACGTTTGACGACCTCAAAGGAAAAACCTTCCAGCGGCAAGCCGGACGCGCTTTTGTTGAGTTTCTACGCTCGAAGAACATCCTCGATGGAGTCCAAGAGGTTCCTTATCACGGTAGTATCGCTTCACTGATCGCCGACCCTGAAATCGTCATTCAAGGTTATAGCTGCGCCGAACCACTGCTCGCCGAACAACAAGGCGTCGAAGTCAACACACTGATGGTCAGTGACTTGGGATTCAATCCTTACAGCAGTGTGCTCGTGACGACTGGCAAGCTGATCCGTGAAAAGCCGGAACTGGTGCAACAGTTTGTCGATGCCACGCGAACCGGCTGGCAGCAGTACCTCACTGACGGTGTCCGAGGGAACGAAGCGATTCTTTCGGTCAATGAACAGGGAATGACCTCCGAAGCATTGCAGTTTGGTGCCGAAGTCATGCGTGATTTAGCGATGCCCAACGATGCCGCCGCTGAATCAGTTGGTATGATGACCGATCAGCGATGGCAAACGCTTTACGACCAACTGGTGGACCTGGAACTCGTCGACCCGTCGAAGGTCAAAGCCGAGGAGTGCTACACGCTGCAGTTCCTGAAGTAG
- a CDS encoding GIY-YIG nuclease family protein: protein MLKLTELIELSDVELLKYKIHCATGKAPNSPLDAFFAGTFQDWQERQNQLNFQCDQIISLIYLRPSRWLFGGLYRVLGFKEGRPDMPSGFTYQTELIKGLEHLDGRAVIYFDKKFRASYLRGRKYAEQLIVESLRSSRMTIGDFPGFNDVLLSFPNLRTIIGEQNPSWRAALANVSGVYLIVDNTTGEIYVGSAYGGVGIWQRWSQYARTGHGGNKALKALLASEPDGHEDNFQISLLEVCDLYASNDFVISREVHWKNVLKSREFGLNAN from the coding sequence ATGCTGAAGCTCACCGAACTTATCGAACTCTCCGATGTTGAATTACTGAAGTACAAGATCCACTGTGCAACCGGGAAGGCACCGAACTCGCCACTGGACGCCTTCTTCGCCGGAACGTTTCAGGACTGGCAAGAACGTCAAAACCAGCTCAATTTTCAATGCGATCAGATCATCAGCTTGATCTACTTGCGTCCTAGCCGTTGGCTTTTCGGTGGCCTCTACCGCGTGCTCGGATTCAAAGAGGGACGTCCAGATATGCCAAGTGGATTCACCTACCAAACAGAACTGATCAAAGGCCTCGAGCACCTGGACGGACGCGCCGTCATCTATTTCGACAAGAAGTTTCGTGCCTCATATCTTCGGGGACGGAAGTATGCCGAGCAGCTGATTGTAGAATCGCTTCGTTCGTCTCGGATGACCATCGGTGATTTCCCCGGGTTTAACGACGTCCTACTTTCATTTCCGAACCTCCGCACAATCATCGGGGAGCAAAATCCGTCGTGGCGAGCAGCGCTAGCGAACGTATCAGGTGTCTATTTGATCGTCGACAACACAACCGGCGAAATTTACGTCGGCAGCGCATACGGTGGCGTTGGGATTTGGCAGCGATGGAGCCAATACGCCAGGACCGGCCACGGCGGAAATAAGGCGCTGAAAGCTCTTCTGGCGAGTGAGCCGGATGGTCATGAGGATAACTTTCAGATATCGCTTCTTGAGGTTTGTGATTTGTACGCGTCGAATGACTTCGTGATATCGAGAGAAGTGCATTGGAAGAATGTCTTGAAGAGTAGAGAGTTTGGACTCAACGCCAATTAA